Proteins from one Verrucomicrobiota bacterium genomic window:
- a CDS encoding RNase H family protein, with product MMLFIDGSVNPKTKIGYGAYLICSERDADFDALKNRIKTKCFRETSSSRLELQTLLWALSKLSYSNINLYTDSQNIISLGRRKESLEKNEFRSKSGRMLKNHELYRAYFRLTEDLHISLNQVVGHKPSKNKSKIDRLFSLVDKASRKASKLAICSEMFTDKYL from the coding sequence ATGATGCTTTTTATTGATGGGAGTGTAAACCCTAAAACTAAAATAGGTTATGGAGCGTATTTGATATGTTCTGAACGAGATGCGGACTTTGATGCATTAAAGAATCGTATCAAAACTAAATGCTTCAGGGAGACTTCCTCCAGTCGCTTGGAATTACAGACATTATTGTGGGCATTATCTAAATTATCGTACTCAAATATCAACCTATATACGGATTCTCAGAATATTATTAGTCTGGGTCGTAGAAAAGAGAGTTTGGAGAAAAATGAGTTTCGTTCAAAATCCGGTAGGATGCTAAAAAATCATGAATTATACCGAGCCTATTTTAGGTTGACTGAAGATCTGCATATATCCTTGAATCAAGTGGTAGGTCATAAGCCATCAAAGAATAAGAGTAAAATCGATAGATTATTTTCTTTAGTAGATAAAGCATCACGGAAAGCTAGTAAGTTAGCTATTTGTTCAGAGATGTTTACAGACAAGTATTTATAA
- a CDS encoding TetR/AcrR family transcriptional regulator, giving the protein MPTAYVEDFVSRGSGIPDTKDKILQVAEGLFAENGFKATSLRMITKAAEVNIASVNYHFGSKDDLIIELIRQGIRPLNQDRFRLLDEFEQEAKEKGERLTIERVLEAFYRPAFTYFIHESKRNFLRVLGRCLYEDGAYMDEIMEKDWQPLCERFLKGFCAALDMRPEHFPQWRFHFALGAMIQTFNPVTLGMIQEVEPEKLLSELIAFSAAGMQSEPKRGEAL; this is encoded by the coding sequence ATGCCAACCGCTTACGTAGAGGATTTCGTTTCCAGAGGATCAGGTATTCCGGATACGAAGGATAAGATTTTACAGGTCGCCGAGGGGCTATTTGCAGAAAATGGTTTCAAAGCTACCTCACTGCGTATGATTACTAAAGCGGCGGAGGTAAATATCGCATCGGTGAATTATCATTTTGGCAGTAAGGATGACTTGATAATTGAGCTTATTAGGCAAGGGATTAGACCCCTAAACCAAGATAGGTTTAGGTTATTAGATGAGTTTGAGCAAGAAGCAAAAGAAAAGGGGGAAAGGCTTACGATTGAGCGAGTGCTGGAGGCATTTTATCGACCTGCTTTTACCTATTTCATACATGAAAGCAAAAGGAATTTTCTAAGAGTTTTGGGGAGGTGTTTATATGAAGATGGTGCCTACATGGATGAGATTATGGAGAAGGATTGGCAGCCACTATGTGAGCGCTTTTTAAAAGGTTTTTGCGCGGCCTTAGACATGCGTCCAGAGCATTTTCCTCAGTGGCGTTTTCATTTTGCTTTAGGCGCCATGATCCAGACTTTTAATCCAGTGACATTGGGTATGATTCAAGAAGTTGAACCAGAAAAACTTTTGAGCGAATTGATTGCTTTTTCTGCAGCGGGCATGCAGTCAGAACCCAAAAGAGGAGAGGCACTATGA
- a CDS encoding efflux transporter outer membrane subunit yields the protein MRHAGELMMGGVVCAMLVSCAVTPPYEQPEIGANIPEMWGAEHLAEHISAGWIASFGDEKLNQVVVEALKSNHNLKVTAARLGEAREDAVIAGAGMIPQIDLSTGGGKAQTLSRNDFSDDSFDGFIRSRSTSLGLSLDVSWELDVWGRIRYGQEAAIAEIQASGSDYLGAELSLAAQTAKAWFAATEAMLQLELAKKTVNSRNQTSELVLGRFKRGIAETLDVHLARSDEASAEALVESAEIDVKITLRDLEVLLGRYPSGVVEVAPDLTAVPPPIPVGVPADVLQRRPDLIAAERRVASAIKLRSEAKVARLPRISLTASGGTSSDALMDLVDPKYNVWNFAVNLLTPIIDGGRLSAEARKADKQVQAAVANYGNTALTAFNEVETALTNERRLRTQEERLILAEKELSEALRLAQDRYTQGLEDILLVLDTERRTLTAKRELLTIRRIRLQNRVDLHLALGGDFRTEENKVDPRVYNPSIELRDYL from the coding sequence ATGAGGCACGCTGGGGAGTTGATGATGGGAGGTGTTGTTTGTGCAATGCTGGTGAGTTGCGCTGTCACACCTCCGTATGAGCAACCTGAAATAGGAGCAAATATACCGGAGATGTGGGGAGCTGAGCATTTAGCTGAACATATTAGTGCTGGCTGGATTGCGTCGTTTGGAGATGAGAAGCTTAACCAGGTGGTGGTTGAGGCCTTGAAATCCAATCACAATTTAAAAGTTACAGCAGCGCGTCTTGGAGAGGCCCGAGAGGATGCTGTAATAGCAGGGGCAGGAATGATACCGCAGATAGATTTATCTACAGGTGGTGGTAAGGCTCAAACTCTTAGCAGAAATGATTTTTCCGACGATAGCTTTGACGGGTTTATCCGCAGTCGTTCCACAAGTTTAGGTCTTTCCTTAGATGTTTCATGGGAGTTAGACGTATGGGGGAGGATACGCTATGGACAAGAGGCGGCTATTGCTGAGATTCAAGCTTCAGGGTCTGATTATCTCGGTGCAGAATTATCACTAGCGGCTCAAACAGCCAAGGCTTGGTTTGCGGCGACGGAAGCGATGCTCCAATTGGAGTTGGCAAAAAAGACGGTCAATAGCCGCAATCAGACCTCTGAACTTGTTTTAGGGCGTTTCAAGAGAGGGATCGCAGAGACCCTCGATGTGCATTTAGCTCGTTCAGATGAAGCCTCCGCTGAAGCTTTAGTGGAGTCCGCAGAGATTGATGTGAAGATAACCTTGCGTGACCTAGAGGTTTTACTTGGAAGGTATCCCAGCGGGGTTGTAGAGGTGGCTCCTGATTTGACGGCAGTGCCACCACCAATTCCGGTTGGGGTTCCTGCGGATGTTTTGCAAAGGAGGCCTGACTTGATAGCAGCGGAAAGGCGAGTGGCTTCAGCTATAAAATTGCGATCCGAAGCTAAAGTCGCACGTTTGCCTCGCATTAGTCTTACAGCTTCTGGAGGCACCTCCAGCGATGCCTTGATGGATTTAGTCGATCCCAAATATAATGTGTGGAATTTTGCTGTGAATTTGCTTACGCCAATTATCGATGGGGGTAGGCTATCTGCAGAGGCTCGAAAGGCTGATAAGCAAGTGCAAGCTGCCGTGGCTAATTATGGGAATACAGCTTTAACAGCCTTCAATGAAGTGGAGACAGCTTTGACTAATGAGAGGCGTTTGCGCACGCAGGAGGAAAGGCTTATCTTAGCTGAGAAAGAATTATCAGAGGCGTTACGACTAGCCCAAGATCGTTATACACAGGGCCTTGAAGATATCCTGTTGGTTTTAGATACGGAGCGGCGAACGTTAACAGCTAAACGAGAGCTGTTGACGATACGTCGCATACGTCTGCAGAATCGCGTTGATTTACATCTGGCGTTAGGTGGAGATTTTCGCACGGAGGAGAATAAAGTAGATCCTAGGGTTTATAATCCGTCGATCGAACTAAGAGATTACTTATGA
- a CDS encoding efflux RND transporter periplasmic adaptor subunit, which produces MKTKIRTKLWLQLGLVVSLVIVAFVAWHTMKALAPEPKKKPREVLIPVVEAIEINKQTVRLEIPSQGTILPRTQTNLVAEVSGRVVEISPSLDEGGAFTEGEILLVIDPRDYEMAMVQAEADLASAEAGLEQEKARAKQAKEDWSRLGDGEQPALSARIPQLKEAQAKLKSAWAMLQNAETNLERTRIIAPYDGRSREKFADIGQFLTRGAQIAEIFATDYAEVRLPLRNQQLALVDLPFQYKKQSENATEPSVSLSANFGKRVLEWEGKVVRTEAVMNTEDRMLYAIARIDDPYNLEGKHEAPLPVGLFVEAKIEGVELKDVFVLPKLALRENNTIHVVTKDSSLDIVQVDPLHTDTSYVYIGSKLEAGNLVSLSPLEAPVVGMQLSIRSSETKSGKNNQVKVAQSPSEE; this is translated from the coding sequence ATGAAAACAAAAATTCGAACAAAGCTTTGGTTACAGCTAGGACTAGTTGTTAGCCTTGTAATAGTGGCTTTTGTGGCTTGGCACACGATGAAGGCACTAGCGCCTGAACCTAAGAAGAAGCCTCGTGAAGTGCTTATTCCTGTCGTGGAAGCAATAGAAATAAACAAACAGACTGTGCGTTTAGAGATTCCTTCACAGGGAACCATTTTGCCGCGAACGCAAACAAATTTAGTGGCTGAGGTGTCTGGTAGAGTTGTGGAAATTTCCCCCTCTCTAGACGAGGGGGGTGCTTTCACTGAAGGAGAGATCTTGCTTGTGATTGATCCGAGGGATTATGAAATGGCGATGGTCCAAGCTGAAGCTGATTTAGCCTCCGCGGAGGCTGGTCTGGAGCAGGAAAAAGCTAGAGCCAAGCAAGCTAAGGAGGACTGGAGCCGTTTAGGAGATGGAGAACAACCTGCCTTGTCCGCAAGAATACCTCAATTGAAAGAGGCGCAAGCGAAGCTTAAATCCGCTTGGGCCATGTTGCAAAACGCCGAGACAAACCTAGAACGCACTCGCATTATTGCTCCTTATGATGGTAGAAGTCGGGAAAAATTTGCTGATATTGGACAGTTTCTTACAAGAGGAGCTCAGATAGCAGAGATTTTTGCTACAGACTATGCAGAGGTCAGATTGCCGTTACGGAATCAACAATTGGCCTTAGTTGACCTACCTTTTCAATATAAAAAGCAAAGCGAGAATGCTACAGAACCTTCTGTTTCCTTGAGTGCTAATTTCGGCAAGCGTGTTTTGGAGTGGGAAGGTAAGGTTGTAAGAACGGAAGCGGTCATGAATACGGAAGACCGCATGCTATATGCTATCGCTCGAATTGATGATCCCTATAATTTGGAGGGGAAGCATGAAGCTCCTTTACCCGTTGGCTTATTTGTAGAAGCCAAGATTGAGGGTGTTGAACTAAAAGATGTATTTGTCTTGCCTAAACTAGCACTCCGTGAAAATAACACGATTCACGTGGTTACTAAAGACTCCTCATTGGATATTGTTCAAGTGGATCCATTGCACACGGATACTTCTTATGTCTACATTGGTAGTAAACTTGAGGCGGGAAATCTTGTTTCGCTTAGTCCATTGGAGGCACCTGTAGTAGGCATGCAGCTAAGCATCAGATCAAGCGAGACAAAATCGGGTAAAAATAATCAAGTCAAAGTCGCACAAAGCCCTTCCGAAGAATGA